Below is a window of Terriglobales bacterium DNA.
AAGGAAACTTAGGCTTGGATATTTCGCCACTTGAGACATGCGCTCTCATGGCGGCATCGCACACGGCATAGCCCCAATTAACGAGGCGTTGCTGCAAACTCCTATCCATTTCCTTCAAACGAGTGGGAGTATCAGCGAGTACGCTCGTATTCGCAAAAGGCGCCGGCAATGCGTCAGCCAATTTGTAATTCGCAATGTCCGTGCGGATGCCCCAGTAAGCGCCTTTCCGCAGCCCAATCGCGAAAGAACCGACCACCCAACGTTTGCGTAAGCTGCCAACCTCATTATTTAAGAGCTGCAAGATCCGATAGCTGTGCAGAGCCCAATCGGTATGCGGGTGCGGTTCGTCTGCAGTGGCCCCACCTCCGTCGGAGACGAGTATGGTGTCATATTCCTTCCATGCAGTCTCAAGACCTAAATTGTCGTAGACGCCACCGTCGGTAAGGATTGCCTGCTCCGTGTATGGAGGTTTCTGCAGATCGCCCGCGCTAGGCAGATCGAATTGTTTTGGATCGAGCTTCAACTTGACTGGCGAAAGCACCGGAGGAAATGCTGAGGACGCTCCCACCGCAATCGCCAGTTCTGTCTGAGGATTGAGCACCAAGCCGACACGGTAGTCGCCCATGAATTTTCGACTGAAACGCCACAGAACTTTTGTTTGAACATTAGTCGCATTGATGACAAATCGAGGGCCTTCCGAATCGCTCGGCAGATCCTGCAAGGTGCCCGTACCGAAGAGGTACTTGCGGTAAGCATTCGCTACCTCATCCGCGATGCTCTTAAACGGATTCAGAATCCCTCCGAAAATTGATTTTTCGTCGATAGTGTGGCCGGCAAAGTCCATCACTGGCTTAATGACTTCGTCGACCAGATTGCTAGCGTGCCCATTTTGGTCGAAAGCGAGCTTCTTCCACTTAAGCCCGAGAACTCCCGCAGTAATCGATCCCCCGGAGACGCTTGAGACGCGCACCAACTTCTTGAGCCAGCCGAGTTCGTTGAGGCGCCAAAGTGTCCCAAGGTGAAACACCACGGCGCGGTAGCCGCCTCCAGACAGACATAACGCCAGTCCAGGACGCGGCTGTTTGGCTTGGTCGTCATCGGAAATAAACCGAATGGGATCGAGTAGTTTGCGATATGCATCGGTGTCTTGCGGCATTTGAAATCTATTTCTTCCGCTTCAGATAGCCCACGTATTTATCGGGCCGAGTAGTATCGACGACCACACTCACGAGTTCCCAACTCTGGCCGCCCAAATCGTTTGCTTGGTTAAGTAGGTCCGGAGCGGTAGTCGACGTGATCAACTTGTATTCCCAGTTCTGTCCGGTCGGCTGCGGCGTGGGACCTGGACCAGGCCCGGGCCCAGGACCGGGGTTGAAGCTGATAGAAAGCACTGGATGAATCTCGATGTTGTTCGGCGAGCGGCCAGTCTGTTTGTGCGCGCGATCAAAGAATCCAACGCCTATGATCTCAACGGGTATTCCATTCATTTCATTCCAGCTACCGTTGAAAGCAGGACTCTGAGTTTGTTGTTCGAGCGACTGACGGGCACCGGTGACGTTCAGTGGGTTACCGGACTGAAAGAATGGCGAGCTTGTTCCGAAGGTACCGTTGCGCCCCGAAAGACAGCCCGGGTCAGGAAGCTCCGCTACAAAACTGTGTCCGGTAACCGGAACCCCGTTGTTTTCGTCCGAAAACTGCAGAGTCTCGTCTGTCATGACCAGGTGATAGTCGCTGTCGTCCGTTGCTTGGCAACACTCCTTCTTCCACTTCACCAAGCGTGCGGAAATTCGGTAGAGATGTGTCTCGTCCGGAACCACTCGAGTTGTGTTGTTGGTTGGAATGCTGGGCTGATGAATCGAAAGCAGGTCTGAAACCTGTATTGGCGTGATGTTGTTGAAATTGATCTGCTGAGCGGCTGGATCAGTGCCGTCTTTTACCGCCCATCGCT
It encodes the following:
- a CDS encoding patatin-like phospholipase family protein, which encodes MPQDTDAYRKLLDPIRFISDDDQAKQPRPGLALCLSGGGYRAVVFHLGTLWRLNELGWLKKLVRVSSVSGGSITAGVLGLKWKKLAFDQNGHASNLVDEVIKPVMDFAGHTIDEKSIFGGILNPFKSIADEVANAYRKYLFGTGTLQDLPSDSEGPRFVINATNVQTKVLWRFSRKFMGDYRVGLVLNPQTELAIAVGASSAFPPVLSPVKLKLDPKQFDLPSAGDLQKPPYTEQAILTDGGVYDNLGLETAWKEYDTILVSDGGGATADEPHPHTDWALHSYRILQLLNNEVGSLRKRWVVGSFAIGLRKGAYWGIRTDIANYKLADALPAPFANTSVLADTPTRLKEMDRSLQQRLVNWGYAVCDAAMRAHVSSGEISKPKFPFEGGVG